Proteins encoded within one genomic window of Polynucleobacter duraquae:
- the polA gene encoding DNA polymerase I has product MTKHRLLLVDGSSYLYRAFHAMPDLRNGAGDPTGAIYGMVNMMRRARSELKADHIACVFDAKGKTFRDEMYPEYKAHRSPMPEDLVKQIEPIHAMVKALGWPVLMVSGVEADDVIATLASQATQAGWETIISTGDKDLAQLVNASVTLINTMTNEKLDINGVIEKFGVPPERIVDYLSIIGDTVDNVPGVPKAGPKTANKWLAEFGDLDNLMANADQVKGVVGENLRNSLEWLPQARQLITVKTDCDLSPHLPGLDDLHAKPEDAPLLRELFERYAFKTWLRDVERQLSGAVPEAVSDFDLAGSPIKNTAEANVKDAVKKFGPTATEATTALSQETTDLHGAIAKRYECVVDEMALDRWIKKIEGAALTAVDTETTSLDALAAELVGISLCVTPGEACYIPVAHRNGEAQLSRELVLARMKPWLESATNLKLGQNLKYDSHIFANYGVALQGITFDTMLESYVLESHMPHNMDNLAERHLGMKTIKYEEVCGKGVHQIGFDQVDLKIATDYAAEDADITLRLHHVLWPQIQASPGLLYIYGNIEMPAMRVLGIMERNGIRIDSALLSQQGQEVGKRLLALEGEIHKLAGQPFNIQSPKQIAEILFGQLELPVIKKTPSGAPSTDEEVLQKLAEDYPLPARILDYRSLAKLMSTYIEKLPRMADPKTGRVHTSFSQATAVTGRLASSDPNLQNIPVRTEEGRRIREAFIPAEGCKLLSADYSQIELRIMAHIAEDENLLAAFAAGKDVHQATAAEIFGVPLESVNSEQRRYAKVINFGLIYGMSAFGLAGNLGIERSAAQNYIAKYFDRYPGVAQYMERTRLEARENGYVETVFGRRLWLPEIKGSGPRRQGAERAAINAPMQGTAADLIKLAMIAVENWLEQEQLKTRMLLQVHDELVFDVPLDELELLQAKLPDLMCKVAELKVPLVVGIGIGDNWEEAH; this is encoded by the coding sequence ATGACTAAACATAGACTCTTGTTGGTAGACGGCTCTAGCTACCTCTATCGCGCCTTTCATGCCATGCCAGACCTCAGAAATGGGGCAGGTGACCCAACGGGAGCCATCTATGGAATGGTGAATATGATGCGCCGAGCCCGCTCAGAACTCAAGGCTGATCACATTGCCTGTGTTTTTGATGCCAAAGGCAAGACTTTCCGGGATGAAATGTATCCCGAGTACAAAGCGCATCGCTCCCCCATGCCTGAGGATTTGGTAAAACAGATTGAGCCGATCCATGCCATGGTGAAAGCCTTGGGCTGGCCGGTATTAATGGTTTCTGGGGTTGAGGCTGATGATGTGATTGCCACCTTGGCTAGTCAAGCAACTCAGGCTGGCTGGGAGACCATTATTTCTACTGGCGACAAAGATTTGGCCCAGTTAGTGAATGCCTCTGTCACCTTAATTAATACGATGACCAATGAGAAGTTGGACATCAATGGTGTGATTGAAAAATTTGGCGTACCTCCAGAGCGCATCGTAGATTACCTCTCCATCATTGGCGACACGGTCGATAACGTACCGGGCGTTCCTAAGGCCGGCCCTAAAACAGCAAACAAATGGTTGGCTGAGTTTGGTGATTTAGATAATTTGATGGCGAATGCCGATCAAGTAAAAGGTGTTGTAGGTGAAAACTTACGAAATAGTTTGGAGTGGCTTCCACAAGCACGACAACTCATTACCGTCAAAACCGATTGCGATTTATCGCCGCATCTTCCAGGCTTAGATGACCTGCATGCGAAACCTGAAGACGCGCCGCTCTTGCGTGAGTTGTTTGAGCGCTATGCATTTAAGACTTGGTTACGTGACGTGGAGAGGCAGTTAAGTGGTGCAGTTCCTGAGGCCGTCAGTGATTTTGATTTGGCTGGTAGCCCCATCAAAAATACTGCCGAAGCAAATGTAAAAGATGCAGTTAAAAAGTTTGGCCCCACTGCCACAGAAGCGACCACTGCCTTATCGCAAGAAACAACGGATCTGCATGGAGCGATTGCAAAACGCTATGAGTGCGTAGTTGATGAAATGGCGCTGGATCGTTGGATTAAAAAAATTGAAGGCGCTGCTCTTACGGCAGTTGATACTGAGACCACTAGCTTAGATGCACTGGCTGCAGAGCTTGTCGGTATTTCGCTTTGCGTCACCCCTGGAGAGGCTTGTTATATACCGGTAGCGCATCGTAATGGAGAAGCTCAGCTCAGTCGAGAACTGGTTTTGGCGCGCATGAAGCCTTGGCTAGAAAGCGCGACTAATTTAAAGCTAGGGCAAAACCTCAAGTACGACAGTCATATCTTTGCGAACTATGGCGTTGCTTTGCAAGGTATTACTTTTGACACCATGTTGGAATCTTATGTGCTCGAATCGCATATGCCTCACAACATGGATAACTTAGCCGAGCGACATCTCGGCATGAAAACTATTAAGTATGAAGAGGTATGCGGTAAGGGCGTCCATCAGATTGGCTTTGATCAAGTAGATCTGAAAATTGCCACCGACTACGCAGCAGAAGATGCTGACATTACTCTACGGTTGCACCATGTATTGTGGCCACAAATTCAGGCAAGTCCTGGCCTTCTTTACATTTATGGAAATATCGAGATGCCAGCAATGCGGGTCTTGGGCATCATGGAGCGTAATGGGATTCGGATTGACTCTGCCTTGCTATCTCAGCAAGGTCAAGAAGTTGGCAAACGACTGTTAGCTCTAGAGGGTGAGATTCATAAGCTAGCTGGGCAACCATTTAATATTCAATCCCCTAAGCAGATCGCAGAGATTTTATTTGGGCAGTTAGAGCTCCCCGTAATTAAAAAGACACCATCGGGTGCGCCATCGACTGATGAGGAAGTGCTGCAAAAGTTGGCGGAAGACTATCCCTTACCTGCGCGTATCTTGGATTACCGCAGTCTCGCTAAATTGATGTCGACTTATATCGAGAAGCTCCCACGTATGGCTGACCCTAAAACGGGACGAGTACATACGAGTTTTTCTCAGGCGACTGCGGTGACTGGACGTTTGGCTTCAAGCGATCCGAACTTGCAGAACATTCCTGTGCGCACGGAAGAGGGCCGTCGCATTCGGGAAGCGTTCATTCCGGCTGAGGGTTGTAAGTTACTTTCTGCCGACTATTCTCAAATTGAATTGCGCATCATGGCGCACATTGCTGAGGATGAAAATCTATTAGCTGCATTCGCTGCTGGTAAAGACGTACACCAAGCTACCGCTGCTGAGATCTTTGGAGTGCCATTAGAAAGCGTTAATTCAGAGCAGCGCCGCTATGCCAAGGTCATTAACTTTGGCTTAATTTATGGCATGAGTGCCTTTGGTCTAGCCGGTAATCTGGGTATTGAGCGCTCAGCAGCCCAAAACTACATTGCTAAGTACTTTGATCGTTATCCGGGAGTGGCTCAGTATATGGAGCGCACTCGCTTGGAGGCCAGAGAGAATGGTTATGTCGAGACGGTCTTTGGTAGGCGTCTATGGCTCCCAGAAATTAAGGGGAGTGGTCCTCGCCGCCAAGGAGCAGAGCGGGCTGCAATTAATGCGCCAATGCAGGGGACAGCGGCCGACCTGATCAAATTGGCCATGATTGCGGTCGAAAACTGGTTAGAACAAGAGCAGTTGAAGACCCGCATGCTCCTTCAGGTCCACGATGAGCTGGTATTTGATGTGCCGCTAGATGAGCTGGAGCTTTTGCAAGCAAAGCTACCTGATTTAATGTGCAAGGTAGCTGAACTAAAGGTTCCTTTGGTAGTTGGTATTGGGATTGGCGATAATTGGGAAGAAGCGCACTAA